A part of Propioniciclava coleopterorum genomic DNA contains:
- a CDS encoding sugar ABC transporter permease, producing MTTASTARRAPRSTASLRHRLAERGVDASLLLLVPALVFTLVLFVYPFSYGIVLTLQPNLATQQQSGGGVFANYVAFFTDPFCSTPCGSPCGSPCPWRCSTWWRRSRSRWCCAAGSGASAS from the coding sequence ATGACCACCGCGTCCACCGCCCGCCGGGCGCCGCGCAGCACCGCGAGCCTGCGGCACCGGCTCGCCGAGCGGGGCGTCGACGCCTCGCTGCTGTTGCTCGTGCCGGCGCTGGTCTTCACGCTGGTCCTGTTCGTGTACCCGTTCAGCTACGGCATCGTTCTCACCCTGCAGCCGAACCTCGCCACCCAGCAGCAGTCGGGCGGCGGGGTGTTCGCCAACTACGTGGCGTTCTTCACCGACCCGTTCTGTTCGACTCCGTGTGGATCACCATGCGGCTCGCCCTGCCCGTGGCGCTGTTCAACGTGGTGGCGTCGATCCCGGTCGCGATGGTGCTGCGCCGCCGGTTCCGGGGCAAGCGCCTCATGA
- a CDS encoding TOBE domain-containing protein, giving the protein MLREGRVQQIGTPEDLYDHPQNWHVADFMGYRNLLTGRLASIEGDRARVDLDGLSLTGPPIGAPTVGAEVRVAIRPDDLVAVPPGEPRPDNAIDGTVLVAEYHGSEFSVGVDSPVGLLHVRTPLAPQVGEPLTLTARRERVLVFPAVLGSGAEPARAEASAS; this is encoded by the coding sequence GTGCTGCGGGAGGGCCGCGTCCAGCAGATCGGGACGCCGGAGGACCTGTACGACCACCCGCAGAACTGGCACGTCGCCGACTTCATGGGCTACCGCAACCTCCTCACCGGACGCCTGGCGTCGATCGAGGGCGACCGTGCGCGGGTGGACCTGGACGGCCTCAGCCTCACCGGGCCTCCCATCGGGGCGCCGACCGTCGGCGCCGAGGTGCGGGTCGCGATCCGCCCCGACGACCTCGTCGCGGTGCCGCCGGGCGAGCCCCGTCCGGACAACGCGATCGACGGCACGGTCCTGGTGGCGGAGTACCACGGCAGCGAGTTCAGCGTCGGCGTCGACAGCCCCGTCGGCCTGCTGCACGTCCGGACGCCGCTGGCGCCGCAGGTCGGCGAGCCGCTCACCCTGACCGCCCGCCGCGAGCGCGTCCTCGTCTTCCCGGCGGTGCTGGGGTCGGGGGCCGAGCCGGCCCGCGCGGAGGCGTCCGCATCATGA
- a CDS encoding TIGR01777 family oxidoreductase, whose amino-acid sequence MPVFERDSRYPFPREDVFAWHTRPGAFVRLSPPGMVTVLRPLSDGIEVGSTADLVISHPLLAGLLPSIPRRGGRGPVGARWRVRHTELEPGRSFVDEQVSGPFASWRHEHLFRDGPAGSTIITDRVTYELPPTLPGRLPLALIEMQLDGMFAFRERQLRDDLDLHARLASPPRRVVIAGSSGMIGTQLAALLSTGGHAVMRLIRSGVATDAVRWDPAHGRLDAGALAGADVAINLAGEPLLGRFNRAHRDAILRSRLGASATLARGVVDAGIPTLVQASAIGVYGPRRPGELLTEASAPGEGLLADVVRAWEGAAAPAAAAGVRTAWMRTGIVLSEVGGALAPQVPLFSIGLGGRLAAADAWQSWIGLDDAVRGFAHVALADAAEGPLNLVAPRPVTQQEFAETLGRVLHRPALVPTPAIGPKLVLGGVGYDQMIDTDQRVSSVKLADTGFWFAQGALSDALRHALMR is encoded by the coding sequence ATGCCGGTCTTCGAGCGCGACTCGCGCTACCCGTTCCCGCGCGAGGACGTCTTCGCCTGGCATACCCGACCCGGTGCCTTCGTCCGGCTGAGCCCGCCCGGCATGGTCACGGTGCTGCGGCCGCTCAGCGACGGCATCGAGGTCGGCTCCACCGCGGACCTCGTCATCTCGCATCCGCTGCTGGCCGGACTGCTGCCCTCGATCCCGCGCCGCGGCGGACGCGGGCCGGTCGGCGCCCGCTGGCGCGTCCGGCACACCGAGCTCGAGCCGGGCCGGAGCTTCGTCGACGAGCAGGTCAGCGGGCCGTTCGCGAGCTGGCGGCACGAGCACCTCTTCCGCGACGGCCCCGCAGGCTCCACGATCATCACCGACCGTGTCACCTACGAACTGCCCCCGACCCTGCCCGGACGCCTCCCGCTGGCCCTGATCGAGATGCAGCTCGACGGCATGTTCGCGTTCCGGGAGCGGCAACTCCGTGACGACCTCGACCTGCACGCACGCCTCGCGTCCCCGCCGCGTCGGGTCGTGATCGCGGGCAGCAGCGGCATGATCGGCACCCAGCTCGCGGCGCTGCTCAGCACGGGCGGGCACGCGGTGATGCGGCTGATCCGCTCGGGCGTCGCGACCGACGCGGTCCGCTGGGATCCGGCGCACGGACGCCTCGATGCCGGCGCCCTGGCCGGCGCGGACGTCGCGATCAACCTCGCGGGTGAACCGCTGCTGGGGCGCTTCAACCGGGCGCACCGCGACGCCATCCTCCGCTCGCGGCTGGGCGCATCGGCCACGCTGGCCCGGGGCGTGGTGGACGCTGGCATCCCGACCCTCGTCCAGGCGTCGGCCATCGGCGTGTACGGCCCGCGGCGTCCGGGGGAACTGCTGACCGAGGCCTCCGCGCCGGGGGAGGGGCTGCTGGCCGACGTGGTCCGCGCGTGGGAGGGCGCCGCCGCGCCGGCCGCGGCCGCCGGAGTCCGGACCGCCTGGATGCGCACGGGCATCGTCCTGTCCGAGGTCGGTGGGGCGCTCGCGCCGCAGGTGCCGCTGTTCTCGATCGGGCTGGGCGGACGCCTCGCCGCCGCCGACGCCTGGCAGAGCTGGATCGGGCTGGACGACGCGGTGCGGGGGTTCGCGCACGTCGCGCTCGCCGACGCCGCCGAGGGGCCGCTCAACCTGGTCGCCCCGCGGCCGGTCACGCAGCAGGAGTTCGCCGAGACGCTCGGGCGGGTGCTGCACCGGCCGGCGCTCGTGCCCACCCCGGCGATCGGGCCGAAGCTCGTGTTGGGCGGCGTCGGCTACGACCAGATGATCGACACCGACCAGCGCGTCTCGTCGGTCAAGCTCGCCGACACGGGGTTCTGGTTCGCCCAGGGGGCCCTGTCGGACGCTCTGCGCCACGCGCTGATGCGCTGA
- a CDS encoding ABC transporter permease has product MTTDTAAAPRRARRKPAASRLPGERSLAASPSTWFVWAGMIVFLVFLIGIIVAVVVDSFGKQWFNTWLPLEFTTSWYTGAWSRFNLTRVIGVTVGVALAVVVLSVLIGVPAAYLLARRDFPGKKAVSLLFLLPILMPPITYGIPLATVMYSFGLGRSIIAVILVNLVPSVPFVILTMTPFIEQINPAIESAARMCGASLRQVFTRILAPLLIPGILAAGILVLVRTVGMFELTFLVSGPTSDTLVVGDLPRHDLGGRRRGPPAHLGDGRHLHHHDDGDAARRAALREPDPARRAGEGGAGGLSALRGGCSTRGSG; this is encoded by the coding sequence ATGACCACCGACACCGCCGCCGCCCCGCGCCGCGCCCGCCGCAAGCCCGCGGCGTCCCGGCTCCCCGGCGAGCGCTCGCTCGCCGCCTCCCCCTCGACGTGGTTCGTGTGGGCGGGGATGATCGTCTTCCTCGTCTTCCTGATCGGGATCATCGTCGCCGTCGTCGTGGACTCGTTCGGCAAGCAGTGGTTCAACACCTGGCTGCCGCTGGAGTTCACGACCAGCTGGTACACCGGCGCCTGGTCGCGCTTCAACCTGACCCGCGTCATCGGCGTCACGGTCGGCGTGGCGCTCGCGGTCGTCGTGCTGTCGGTGCTGATCGGCGTCCCGGCGGCGTACCTGCTGGCCCGGCGCGACTTCCCGGGCAAGAAGGCCGTCTCGCTGCTGTTCCTGCTGCCGATCCTGATGCCGCCCATCACCTACGGCATCCCGCTGGCGACCGTCATGTACTCGTTCGGGCTCGGACGCAGCATCATCGCCGTGATCCTGGTGAACCTCGTGCCGTCGGTGCCGTTCGTGATCCTGACGATGACGCCGTTCATCGAGCAGATCAACCCGGCCATCGAGTCGGCCGCGCGGATGTGCGGGGCGTCGCTGCGGCAGGTCTTCACCCGGATCCTGGCGCCGCTGCTGATCCCGGGCATCCTGGCCGCCGGGATCCTCGTGCTGGTGCGCACGGTGGGCATGTTCGAGCTGACGTTCCTGGTGTCCGGTCCCACCTCCGACACCCTCGTCGTGGGCGATCTACCGCGCCATGACCTCGGCGGGCGGCGGCGAGGCCCGCCAGCTCATCTCGGCGATGGCCGTCATCTACACCACCACGATGATGGTGATGCTGCTCGTCGCGCTGCGCTTCGTGAACCCGACCCAGCTCGTCGCGCAGGTGAAGGAGGCGCGGGAGGACTGAGCGCCCTCAGGGGCGGTTGTTCCACTCGCGGATCCGGGTGA